TCCTGATTCAATGGATAAACCTAGCTGTTGAGGCAAAGCAGCCACTTTTTTCATATGTTCAACTGATACACCCGACTGTCGAGACTGAATTCCAATTCTTGCCCTATTTTGTTCCTGGATTTTCCTGAAATGCAAGCATGATTAGACTAGCCTCTGCATGTTGGCATGGTAGAATGTACTTAGGACTTATGACAAAACATGGGAGATCATGCCAAATACCTGTTTGCCTTTAGCATTTGCCTCCTTTCCTTTTCGTGGACTCGGACATTCCGATCAGACCTGGCTACTGAACCCCTTAAATGCTTCTCTGCAATAGCTTTTTGCCTCTCACTCTCGTCTTTCCATTTCTGATGTCAGAATGAGTGTGAACCAGGCATGGCAACAGACAATGAATTTTTGACAGAGGAAAAACGAAGGGAAAAGTCCTCCAAATGATACAAACCTGTCTTAAAGTCTTCAATCGGTAAAGGTTGCGACCCTTGATTAAGAGGGGGTGAAGTGGTGGCAATGGTTTCTCCCCTTTGCTCCAGAGGACTTCTATCTGATTAAATAAACCAAGAACAGCAGTTCAACAACTGTGCTCAACTgtaaaaaactttaaaatataCTTTCATCATTTGTTATGATCTATTTGTAACTTCCATTTCTTCCCAACTAAAAAGACTCTGTTACTAAGCCTCATAATGATGATATTGAAAGTTTGCACACCACATGTATTTATAACATAAATAGTAACACAAGGTAGTAATTGGCAGACTAATTGCTTACTTTCAGAATTCCCCTTCTCATTTGCTCAGGTGTGTATTATATAACATATTCTCAAGTGGACCATGAATAGAAAATTTGTAGTAAATTTCATTTAATCAAAGTGTTTTCCTGTATTCAGACTCACTGTGAATGTATGCTGCTGCTTGGCAGCTCCATAGCTTTCCTTTACAATGCGACCAGCAACTATCCTGGTACCAATTGGAGGACCAGTAGCACTTCGGGATGCGATACTGAACCTGGTTATAACAAAGTACTGGTTATAAAGCTTAATAATGACCATAGAAACAGTAAACTTGACAAAAATTCCCATTAACGCTTACTCCAGCTGGGAAAGCATAATCAAGAGTGTTCTTGATTGGAAAGCATAAGTAAAGGCTACTAGAAATAATTGACTACTCTAATCATGTATTCCAATTTCTTTTACTCACAGGAAGCAACTCAAAGAGCTTACATTTCATATACCATCTGCTCAAACATAACAACATCGCCTTTGCAAGCATCACCTGCACTTATAAACTTATAATGTGTCAGGGCAAATACAAGCATCAAAAAACATAGAATATCGTGACTAGATTTTTATCATCATAACAAATGATCAGGATCATCAACGATTGTTAATTTAATCATCAATTAACTTGACAGAGGATAAGAGAAGCATAATAAAGGTTCTAACGCTCTTAGTGTCTATTAGGATTCTACTTCCGAATCATGGCATTTATAAATCCATGAGCTAGGTTTTTCACCTTTACAATCACATACAAAGCTGGACATTGGGTATCTTTTCTCCCCTCCACCATTCAAAAtcctaagaacatgaaaatacAAAATGTATAAGAGAAAAGATGAAGCAATATGATTCTGGATAACCAGCTAGTTCCATAGAAGGAGATGAAAATTACTCTTGATGCTCCTTTATGCGATTTATCAGTGTGTCTTTATTGCCATTAAGTCTCAGTCCATGCTTCCTTAGATAAACCTTACACTGCTCCACCTTCAGCTTCTCTAGCTGACCAGCTGCTACAAGATTTTGGCACAAAAAACAAATGCTAAACATGAAGGATGAAATGATAAGAAAACGCACATTAACTGCAAGTATATTCTCCATTTCCTTAATGGGTATGTCCAAATTTCATATTGGCTAACCTTCTATGATCTGTTGAACTCTCTCGAAACTTTTCTCATCTGGGTGTGAAGCATTCATCTTATCTTCAAGATTTTCCGCAACCTCCACAGCGGCATTTTCACGAATACTTAACATGCAAAATAAATCGATCAAAAAATTAGATCCAGAATTTTTACTTTAAATTCTTAAACAGAAAAAATCAAACTAATTAGACGCCAACCGCGACTTAGATTTCTTTGTGATAGAGAGATTAGAGAGTTTGGAATGAGTCTCCTCAAAAATGCTGTAACTTGGATCCATATCCGAATCATCAGAAGTACAATCCAGGTCGGATTCTCCAATCTCAACGTACTCGCAATCGTCTTCTGGTTCTTGATTCTCCTTCGAGTTTTGTTGGTTAGAGATCGTCATTGCTGCCTTCTTAGTTTCTTCTGGTTCTCTCTGTATTCCAAAAACTGGGCCGGCTTTTGTATCTCTTATGTGTTAATGGGAAAAgggaaattttcaaaaaaattgttaCCGTTGGGGATTGGGTTAGAAACGGTCGGAAAATAATTTGTACCGCGGACAAACTGGGCTTCTCCCATACAGGCGCGAAGAATTGATTGGACATCAAATCTTCAAGGTCCGTACAGTGTTCGAATTTGCTATTGATGGGCCGATCATTTAGACTATTAAAGGCCTTAAGGCCACATGGGCCCGCGACTGCACGCCTCAGCCTCTGCCACTTATATTCTAAGCCCAGCAACAAATAGACTATACACAGTACATAACATATAAGACTTCGTTTGGTAGAGCTTATATTTGAGAAACGGATTGCGATAACAAATAGACCATACATAACATAACATACAAGGATTCGTTTGATAGAGCTTATATTTGAGAAACGGATTGGGATAGCCACAACCcccctcattttctttatttttgaggtataaaatatttttaaaaaaatcttcaaaaataattaatagaaaGTATGTAAGATTTTAACCAGTCTTACAGAACAGCTGTACGAACGACAAAGCACTTTCCCTGTTATCATGTGAAATCTGTAAAGCAGAAAACATAGATCCACTCATATAGGTAAAATAGTAGTAGGAAGGGCACAAAATTAACAGCAGATGCCAAAATCGAACAGGGTAAGATTATCTAGTATTGAATGTGCTGATCAATCAACGCCTCTATAGAGCCACTATGGTACAAAAtccttaaattttgaatttaaaatgCCTGGTTCCTTAATTTGTTCGAGAGGCAAAGGCAAAAGGGTCTCTCTTTCATAATTCCATATCGCAAATTGACTCTAGAGAAGCTTGAGCAGAGATTGCCCCATGACCAAATCAAAAAGTCACCTTGACACATGTTTGAGGCCTAATGTGGGGCGCATCACTAGTGTGCCAGAAACAGGTAACCAAATGCTACCACGGAGAAACCCACAAATAATATGCGCGAACAGGAAGTTGGATCACCACAGCTTTGTTTTGACCCAGAAGAGGAGGAAAACAACGCCTAACACAATGGCAACAGGTGCCCATTTCCGAATTAAAGCCTGCAATCAAAAGGCGGAGTTAATTTTTTGTTGCATTTGATCATAATTTTAGGGCATTAAGCAGTTGACAGCAAATAAAAGCAATCACAAGGGCAGACTGAGGAAAATTGATGAGAGATTAGAGTTAGCTCTGCAACAAGCAAAGCAATTAAGCCTCTGCCGTGGAAAAGATACTGAAATAATTCGACAAGAACAATTAATGCTGTGTCATAGCTAGTCATactgaaataaaagaaaaatcataagaCCTTGCCAGCAATTTACACATCATTGGAAGGTCATAATTAATTCATCACAACTTAACTCATAATTCCTCCACTGGACTTGGGCTTCTAGCAAACCTAGAAATGAATGGCTTATGACCACCTCAAACAACAAGTCACATAAACATACCATACAACACTCACATTTGTTACCAGTTTGGCCAAGTGCACCTTCATCATGCTCTCACTAAATGTTGATAACAATCAATGACCAAAACTTGTAAAGCAAATACAACcattcattttttctttctacAAGATAATGATGTTACTTGTAAAGAATAAGAATAAACTTAAAAGACGTTGATCCTCAAATAATGAGCCAACACAGTACGTCCTTATACGAAGCCACTAACTTGCAATAAGAAGTAGCACTCGTCAATACCCAATATTCTCGTCCATACAAAAGTTTGACATGCAAAGCATATGGCTCAAAACCATTTTCCAAGCAAGAGCCTTTGTAGCACATAGCACATAGTAAGATCCAGCAACACCAACACACCCCAAAAAACATGTAGCAACATTGCAAAAAGTGATGTCAATAAACCTGGGCGTCAATATTAAGCTGATGAAACTAACCTGTCTATTCAAGTCTCTTGCTTTGTCAGCATATATGCGAGACTCTGATGTTAAGCGACTGGACATTTGACTGACCTCTGCATCAACAAAGACACACAAGATCTATGTAAGACCAAGATATGCAAATGAACATAGGACAGCAGCAACATCGCATTCTAAATCTAATATACATTCTTTATGATGTTGGCAATGCAGATAATAAACAGGTCCAAACAAAAAGGGCCGACTTACAAGCCAAAAAATCTCAACATCGCAATCTAAATCGAAGATACGTATATTCAAAGTCTTGAAAGGAATCTCAAGTCTTATTCTAAGGTAGGGTGGATTCCTATTCCAACTATCATTGAAATGCTACAATAGAATAATAGGAAATTTTGCTTATCCAAAAAAAGTATAATAGGAAATTTTCAAGTGTTTTGTAGTCCACGAGTTGCGAGCATAAATGTCTATTTATTGCATCAATCGATCAGAATGCAGTCACAGATTCTTTGATAAGGAAAGGAAAGTACAATCTTGGTAAGTAGAATCATCTTACTTTATATCAAAATGAGCTTATTGATATTACCCAATCTGCCCAAGTGTGGATCCACATGCAAGCAAGTACCATCATGCAAATGCAAGCTTAAGCATGCAAGGACATGTGTGTTTCGCAAGCAACAAAAGATATTAACACTTGGCCATCAGAAGAAGGTGGGTGAACATGTGTACTTGTGTAGTTGCccaataatttaaattttttttggtaacacaATCAAATGGTTCCCGAAGCAGAGATATTAGTTAATATATCTAAATGTCAACATCAAGGTTAAATTTACCAAAATGTCTTAAAAATAAGACATTCAAAGCAGTAAAATGTTTCACATTCAGACAGTCAATTATATTTGTTCACCACTTAACATAATAATGTGCAATCTTGTAAACCACTTGTACATATCTCAAAGAAGTAAACAGATAATGTCATTCCTTACATATTTGATACAACCATTTCAAATAGAAGCCAAAACATATGATAAAACAACTGAACTCGGGCAAATAGAAAAACATAACTAAATTACTTACGGTCCAATTTTTCACCAACACCAAGAACTTCCTGTACATTGCGAGTCATTATCTGGTGGACTTCAAAAAGCTCATCATTCAGTTTTGCAATATTCCGCTGAGTACGAGTGTCCTGGTACAATTTCTTTGTCCTCTGTATGAACGTATCTTTAGAACAGATAATGGAAAAAACAGTCAAGTTCACAATAGACACACCAAATTTGAGGAGTAGAAGATTAACCAGCACAGGTAAAGAACTTATCAAAAAGTGAACCTACCAAACTTAATGAAGGCATAAGGTCTAGCAGCTGTTTCTATTTGAGCCCCATTCACACGCTCAAACTCGTTTTTGAGGTCTTCAAGGTATTGAAAGGCAAGTTTCTTCGGATAAGAACGGTCACACATTGTCAGATAACAAACTCGTCCTTCAATGATATAACTGGGATCTTTGGTCAAGGATACCATAGCACCAGAGGGCACAGTGCAATTctagtaaataaataaagacaAGACAGACCAACAAACAAGTTTAAAGATAGAATGAAATGCCCATCTCCATGCATACAACATGGAATATCTTTGATAAGAGCTGGATATGTCTAAATACAAAGACGCAAGGATACTGAAAAACATAAGGCCCTGTTTCAATAGACATCCTTGAGGCCTCATTCTGTCCTTTGGAAAGGTTCTTAAACAAAGCCTTGATCTGCTGCTTGTACATTTCAGAATCTTGCATATCACGGCCATCATCCAGTCCCTCTGCCAATGGGAGACCATCGGTAACACGAGCAATCATTGTCATCTTCACCATTTTCTACCACGCAATGCCTTTGATATGCCAGATCACAATTGAGTGCAACAATCTAGATATAGTAAAACCAGATCCAAATAAGGATAAAACCTTAAGTGAATCAGGAACGCACatgaacattgcacgaaatcaaCTATGAATGCGAATAGTTTCATGGTTACGACGAGCCATCAAATTCGACTACTTATAAACATATTTCTTGCAGGAAAATGGCAATTTACTTGTTTTACAGTAGTCATTTAAGTAATTCTAATGAACATCTGTGACGAACTGAtgagcaattaaaaaaaattaaaagaaaaaggatctTGACATTTCAATACTTTGCCATGTATCGAAAcccaattcaaattgcataaaatgaaAACCATCATGCAAAGGCAGTTTGATTTGTAATTCAATTGTCATCTTCACCATTTTCTACTACGCAACCCCTTTGCTATGCCAGATCACAATTGAGTGCAATAATCTAGATATAGTAAAACCAGATCCAAATAAGGATAAAACCTTAAGAGAATCAGGAACGCACatgaacattgcacgaaatcaaATATGAATACGAATAGCTTCATGGCTACGACGAGCCTTCAAATTCGACTACTTATAAACATATTCTTGCAGGAGAATGGCAATTTACTTATTTTACAGTAGTCATTTAAGTAATTCTAATGAACATATTTAATGAACTGAtgagcaattaaaaaaaaaaaggataactACATTTCAATACTCCGCCATGTAGAATCAATACctaattcaaattgcataaaatgaaAACCATCATGCAAAGGCAGTTTGATTTATCATTCAATTGTCATCTTCACCATTTTCTACTACGCAACCCCTTTGATATGCCAGATCACAATTGAGTGCAATAATCTAGATATAGTAAAACCAGATCCAAATAAGGATAAAACCTTAAGTGAATCAGGAACGCAAATCAACATtgcatgaaatcaaatatgaatACGAATAGTTTCATGGTTACAACAAGCCTTCAAATTCAACTACTTATAAACATATTTATTGCAGGAGAATGGCAATTTACTTGTTTTACAGTAGTCATTTAAGTAATTCTAATGAGCATCTGTAATGAACTGATgaacaattaaaaaaagaaaaaggataacCACATTTCAATACTTTGCCACGTAGAATATAAAcccaattcaaattgcataaaatgaaAACCATCATGAAAAGGCAGGTTGATTTGTAATTCAATTGTCCAACTCACATAGTAGTTCCCCCACAGAACACAGTTTATTACACTAATCACaacaaagaaggaaacaaactttttgaagaaaaaaaactctATTAAGAGCACCAGCAAGGTACATCCGATACACGAAgctcaaaaacaaaattatcattGATTATTGGCAGACCAATCCTTTGAAACAAATcagaaaacataaaacaaataaaatcactCAGATCAAAGATTTACATAGCCTACCAGAATCGAAAATACCAATTAAGGAATCAAAGAAGATCGCCACATTCCAACAATTAGCCTCAAATTTAAcgataaaacaaaatacatcgAACGTAATATTTTCACCTATAGATACAGACATACCAAGAAGATAATAGGAATGAGAAGGACGATCGCCGAATCTCTCTGTATGAGGAAGacgaattttcaaaatgggGGTTTTTGTTGATCCAAGAAATGAATTAGGGGATATCTCGATAGTTTTAATCTTCCATTTCAACAGTTGGCCCCCCTCTGGGTCATACGATACGACAACTGTCAGGGTGCTGCACTGCTGCGTCTTACCAAACAGGGCCAAAGGCCCACTACAAGCCCAAATGAGGGGGATGAGTCATAAGATAACAGTCCATGTACTAAGCCTGACAACAAACTTTTAGAGCAAGTTTGGTATTGATTTGGAGTTTcacaattcatttaaaattgtacCGTTTATAACTTGAATCCAATGGTCAGGATAACTTGAATCCAATGTTCAGGGTATTGTGTCTTACGAAACAAGGCCAAAACCCCACTACAAGCCCAAATGATGGGATGGGTCATAAGATAACAGCCCATGGGTTAAGTCTGACAACAACC
This sequence is a window from Tripterygium wilfordii isolate XIE 37 chromosome 8, ASM1340144v1, whole genome shotgun sequence. Protein-coding genes within it:
- the LOC120004427 gene encoding zinc finger CCCH domain-containing protein 62-like isoform X1 gives rise to the protein MITGKVLCRSYSCSREPEETKKAAMTISNQQNSKENQEPEDDCEYVEIGESDLDCTSDDSDMDPSYSIFEETHSKLSNLSITKKSKSRIRENAAVEVAENLEDKMNASHPDEKSFERVQQIIEAAGQLEKLKVEQCKVYLRKHGLRLNGNKDTLINRIKEHQEILNGGGEKRYPMSSFVCDCKGDACKGDVVMFEQMVYEMFSIASRSATGPPIGTRIVAGRIVKESYGAAKQQHTFTIEVLWSKGEKPLPPLHPLLIKGRNLYRLKTLRQKWKDESERQKAIAEKHLRGSVARSDRNVRVHEKERRQMLKANRKIQEQNRARIGIQSRQSGVSVEHMKKVAALPQQLGLSIESGKPGVQTNVVLPTNGPKDLGSSANLVTRVVVQPQKSSYSRNVATGTQQPFLSVKPTLPVDCGKWVQPQQEGTHFQSFTHIKSPNRSCVSEVNLQKDNGFPAHYRQPNFHFNGNRSPVNNIYKANETSKLQERNYHRQPMTSLNSYRPMSISPPPFRQDKYSNADGTVRNHHEKLQEMNYHRQQLTSLNSYRPMSTSPPPFRQGKYSSPNGIVRDHHEQPLTSRYTHRPMSPRKQLCRYYALGRCRYGDNCKFLHEVREAAYPGRNEDSLPYSPRKSDRTYGY
- the LOC120004427 gene encoding zinc finger CCCH domain-containing protein 62-like isoform X2, with the protein product MITGKVLCRSYSCSREPEETKKAAMTISNQQNSKENQEPEDDCEYVEIGESDLDCTSDDSDMDPSYSIFEETHSKLSNLSITKKSKSRIRENAAVEVAENLEDKMNASHPDEKSFERVQQIIEAGQLEKLKVEQCKVYLRKHGLRLNGNKDTLINRIKEHQEILNGGGEKRYPMSSFVCDCKGDACKGDVVMFEQMVYEMFSIASRSATGPPIGTRIVAGRIVKESYGAAKQQHTFTIEVLWSKGEKPLPPLHPLLIKGRNLYRLKTLRQKWKDESERQKAIAEKHLRGSVARSDRNVRVHEKERRQMLKANRKIQEQNRARIGIQSRQSGVSVEHMKKVAALPQQLGLSIESGKPGVQTNVVLPTNGPKDLGSSANLVTRVVVQPQKSSYSRNVATGTQQPFLSVKPTLPVDCGKWVQPQQEGTHFQSFTHIKSPNRSCVSEVNLQKDNGFPAHYRQPNFHFNGNRSPVNNIYKANETSKLQERNYHRQPMTSLNSYRPMSISPPPFRQDKYSNADGTVRNHHEKLQEMNYHRQQLTSLNSYRPMSTSPPPFRQGKYSSPNGIVRDHHEQPLTSRYTHRPMSPRKQLCRYYALGRCRYGDNCKFLHEVREAAYPGRNEDSLPYSPRKSDRTYGY
- the LOC120004428 gene encoding 25.3 kDa vesicle transport protein-like — its product is MVKMTMIARVTDGLPLAEGLDDGRDMQDSEMYKQQIKALFKNLSKGQNEASRMSIETGPYVFHYIIEGRVCYLTMCDRSYPKKLAFQYLEDLKNEFERVNGAQIETAARPYAFIKFDTFIQRTKKLYQDTRTQRNIAKLNDELFEVHQIMTRNVQEVLGVGEKLDQVSQMSSRLTSESRIYADKARDLNRQALIRKWAPVAIVLGVVFLLFWVKTKLW